The following proteins are co-located in the Microbacterium immunditiarum genome:
- a CDS encoding cupin domain-containing protein, whose protein sequence is MIIVRPHTQAGVRGKPGSQFTGDVFPYMTMPATDGVTINTVDFTPGARTFWHSHENGQILIVLAGRGLTQSEGGPIEVLHQGDVVWVSAGERHWHGAAEDSYMVHTAISLGVTNWEEPVDDADYHNPTE, encoded by the coding sequence ATGATCATCGTCCGTCCCCACACCCAGGCCGGCGTGCGCGGCAAGCCCGGATCCCAGTTCACGGGCGACGTCTTCCCGTACATGACGATGCCCGCGACCGACGGGGTGACGATCAACACGGTCGACTTCACCCCCGGCGCGCGCACCTTCTGGCACAGCCACGAGAACGGGCAGATCCTCATCGTCCTCGCCGGGCGCGGACTCACCCAGAGCGAGGGCGGCCCCATCGAGGTGCTCCACCAGGGCGATGTGGTGTGGGTCTCCGCCGGAGAGCGCCACTGGCACGGTGCGGCGGAGGACTCCTACATGGTCCACACCGCGATCTCACTCGGCGTCACGAATTGGGAAGAGCCGGTGGATGACGCGGACTACCACAACCCCACGGAATGA
- a CDS encoding NAD(P)-dependent oxidoreductase — protein MAGRRSSTPCVPPAEPADGIRRRRMRRSTETTGDERPASGDERETMTQQRIGFIGLGNMGGRMTACIVRAGREVLGFDAKEENVASAGAVAAASGKDVIERSDVVFLSLPDSRVIEAVVYGPEGLIEHSREGQIVVDLSTAAPESTRRIHEAFAQRGVRYLDAGISGGAAAAEKGQLTLMVGGEADALDAARDVLGLFATNVFHIGGTGAGHVTKLLNNFLNAVALSATAEVMVAAKKAGLDLEVVLDVFNKSSGVNFATLNRFPKIIHGDYLKGGLTNTLMLKDVTLYTELLAQLGVAGLHASGPIAAFGLARALGYADEISNTVVDAIGDVSGGIRLADRSEEES, from the coding sequence ATGGCGGGGCGACGATCGTCAACACCGTGCGTCCCGCCGGCGGAGCCGGCCGATGGGATCCGACGGCGGCGGATGCGGCGATCTACGGAGACGACTGGCGATGAACGGCCGGCGAGTGGAGACGAGAGGGAGACGATGACGCAGCAGCGGATCGGATTCATCGGGTTGGGCAATATGGGCGGCCGGATGACCGCGTGCATCGTGCGCGCGGGGCGAGAGGTGCTCGGGTTCGACGCGAAGGAGGAGAACGTCGCGTCGGCAGGGGCGGTGGCTGCGGCATCCGGGAAGGACGTCATCGAGCGCTCGGACGTCGTGTTCCTCTCCCTGCCCGACAGCAGGGTGATCGAAGCCGTCGTGTACGGGCCGGAGGGGCTCATCGAGCACTCCCGCGAGGGCCAGATCGTGGTCGACCTGAGCACGGCCGCGCCCGAGTCGACCCGGAGGATCCACGAGGCGTTCGCGCAGCGGGGAGTCCGGTACCTCGACGCGGGCATCTCCGGCGGAGCGGCCGCTGCCGAGAAGGGCCAGCTGACCCTCATGGTCGGCGGCGAGGCGGATGCCCTCGACGCGGCCCGCGACGTCCTCGGCCTCTTCGCGACGAACGTCTTCCACATCGGCGGCACCGGCGCCGGACACGTGACGAAACTCCTCAACAACTTCCTCAACGCCGTCGCGCTGTCGGCGACGGCGGAGGTGATGGTCGCGGCGAAGAAGGCCGGGCTCGACCTCGAAGTCGTGCTCGACGTCTTCAACAAGAGCTCGGGCGTCAACTTCGCGACGCTCAACCGCTTCCCGAAGATCATCCACGGCGACTACCTCAAGGGCGGTCTGACGAACACGCTGATGCTCAAGGACGTGACCCTCTACACGGAGCTGCTCGCGCAGCTCGGGGTCGCGGGCCTCCACGCATCCGGCCCCATCGCCGCGTTCGGCCTGGCGCGCGCACTCGGGTACGCCGATGAGATCAGCAACACCGTCGTCGACGCCATCGGAGACGTCTCGGGCGGCATCCGGCTCGCCGACCGCTCGGAGGAGGAATCATGA
- a CDS encoding SDR family NAD(P)-dependent oxidoreductase, whose amino-acid sequence MNAQAKGRLEGKVAVVTGAGGGLGRASAERLSAEGASVVAVDIDAEAAATTTKALAGPAISVQADVSDEASVDSYIAAAVEAFGRVDLHHLNAGIFGSFAPLVDLPLEDFERVMAVNVRGQFLGLRAAFRRYREQRSGGAIVVTGSIAGLTGSADLLPYQTSKHAVHGLVRGAAAYGAPLGIRVNAVAPGIVPTNLFADAATTTGGKNDMEHRASTTPLRRAGTPAEIAGVVAFLLSEDAGYVIGQIVSADGGATIVNTVRPAGGAGRWDPTAADAAIYGDDWR is encoded by the coding sequence ATGAATGCGCAGGCCAAGGGCCGGCTCGAGGGCAAGGTCGCCGTCGTCACGGGCGCGGGCGGCGGGCTCGGCCGAGCATCGGCGGAGCGACTGTCCGCGGAAGGTGCGAGCGTCGTGGCCGTCGACATCGATGCGGAAGCGGCCGCGACCACCACGAAGGCGCTCGCCGGACCGGCGATCTCGGTGCAGGCGGACGTGTCGGACGAGGCATCCGTCGATTCGTACATCGCGGCAGCCGTCGAGGCGTTCGGCCGCGTCGATCTCCACCACCTCAACGCGGGGATCTTCGGGTCGTTCGCGCCGCTCGTCGACCTGCCGCTCGAAGACTTCGAACGCGTCATGGCGGTGAACGTCCGTGGGCAGTTCCTCGGACTGCGCGCCGCGTTCCGCCGGTACCGCGAGCAGCGCTCCGGCGGAGCGATCGTGGTCACCGGCTCGATCGCCGGCCTGACGGGCAGCGCGGATCTGCTGCCGTACCAGACCTCGAAGCACGCGGTGCACGGACTCGTGCGGGGGGCCGCCGCGTACGGCGCGCCGCTGGGCATCCGGGTGAACGCGGTCGCGCCGGGGATCGTGCCGACCAACCTGTTCGCGGATGCCGCGACAACGACCGGCGGCAAGAACGACATGGAGCATCGCGCGTCGACGACGCCGCTGCGAAGGGCCGGCACCCCGGCCGAGATCGCGGGGGTCGTGGCGTTCCTCCTGTCGGAGGACGCCGGGTACGTGATCGGGCAGATCGTGTCGGCCGATGGCGGGGCGACGATCGTCAACACCGTGCGTCCCGCCGGCGGAGCCGGCCGATGGGATCCGACGGCGGCGGATGCGGCGATCTACGGAGACGACTGGCGATGA